CATGGCCGCAAGGTGCTCGCGTCGGGGGAGACGCTCAAAGGCGCGTCGCGTTTCGCGTCCGGCAAGGGCAGGGGCGGGCGCTTTGACGACATCTGATTTTCCTGCGCCCGCGCGTCTCGCCGCCCGCGACCTCGCCTGCCTCCGCGGCGGACGGCTCGTCTTCGAGGGGCTGACATTCAGCGTCGCGCGCGGCGAAGCCCTGGTGCTGACGGGCGCCAACGGCGCGGGCAAGTCGAGCCTGTTGCGTCAGATCGCGGGCCTGCTTGAAATCGATCACAGCGCGATCGCGCTGGAAGGTGGGGATAGCGAACTCACGATCGGCGAACAGGCGCATTATGTCGGCCACCTCGATGCGCTGAAGCCGTCCATGAGCGTCCTGGAGACACTGCATTTCTGGAAGCAATATTTCGGCGGTGCGGATGATGCCGCCGTCTCGGCGGCGCTCGAGGCATTCGCTCTCACCCCGCTCGCGGATCTGCCTGTTGGCTATCTCTCGGCCGGCCAGCGGCGGCGCGTCTCGCTTGCCCGTATGCTGGTGGCGCCGCGTCCGCTCT
Above is a window of Parvibaculum lavamentivorans DS-1 DNA encoding:
- the ccmA gene encoding heme ABC exporter ATP-binding protein CcmA gives rise to the protein MTTSDFPAPARLAARDLACLRGGRLVFEGLTFSVARGEALVLTGANGAGKSSLLRQIAGLLEIDHSAIALEGGDSELTIGEQAHYVGHLDALKPSMSVLETLHFWKQYFGGADDAAVSAALEAFALTPLADLPVGYLSAGQRRRVSLARMLVAPRPLWLLDEPTVALDTANISRLLHLMKQHLASGGIIVAATHLDLGLPSAARLHLGAEVAA